A single window of Solea solea chromosome 9, fSolSol10.1, whole genome shotgun sequence DNA harbors:
- the hykk.2 gene encoding hydroxylysine kinase — translation MPLKEAKPNFSLSQMSAMLKRVFALTPSELHSLPSYDDQNLYVETEEGSKYVLKILNSEDSQDHRLVEVHTYAMSFLHQKGLPAQTALPNSSGQLISLEEMDCGYGSQKYLVRLLTYLPGITVSKVPLTPELLYDIGKTAARMDTILKEMEHPHLSVLQRENFLWSLTNVPLMEAYLSVLDGNPLQDIIKSVIQQYKTCVAPKYSDFRKCINHGDFNDLNLLVRSDGSNGYRISGILDFGDMHSGYYIHELAITIMYMMTEHPNPVEVGGPVLAGWESVLPLNEVEKECLYVLVMCRFCQSLLFARYFVTLHPENAEYLMISSKKGISIFSQMWELGKDQTEKVWFQSAAHYRDGKVA, via the exons ATGCCATTGAAAGAGGCCAAGCCCAACTTCAGTCTCTCTCAGATGTCTGCGATGTTGAAGAGGGTTTTTGCACTGACACCATCAGAACTTCACAGTCTGCCCAGCTACGATGACCAAAACCTCTATGTGGAGACCGAGGAGGGAAGCAAGTACGTCCTAAAAATCCTGAACTCTGAGGACAGTCAGGATCACAGGCTGGTTGAGGTGCACACATATGCCATGTCTTTTCTGCACCAGAAAGGACTTCCTGCCCAAACAGCCCTACCCAACTCTTCAGGACAGCTCATAAGTCTGGAAGAAATGG ATTGTGGCTATGGCTCTCAGAAGTACTTGGTGCGGCTGTTGACTTATTTGCCTGGCATTACTGTTTCCAAGGTCCCTCTTACACCAGAGTTGTTGTACGACATTGGCAAAACAGCAGCCAGAATGGACACAATCCTGAAAGAG ATGGAACATCCTCATCTCAGTGTGCTGCAGAGGGAGAATTTCTTATGGAGTCTGACGAATGTTCCCCTTATGGAAGCCTATTTGAGTGTACTTGATGGAAATCCTCTTCAGGACATAATTAAGTCTGTCATTCAGCAGTACAAGACCTGTGTGGCCCCGAAATACTCCGACTTTCGCAAGT gTATTAACCATGGGGACTTCAATGACCTCAATCTGCTTGTGCGATCTGATGGAAGCAATGGCTACAGGATCAGTGGCATCCTTGACTTTGGGGACATGCACAGTGGCTACTACATTCACGAGTTGGCGATCACTATCATGTACATGATGACGGAACACCCTAACCCTGTTGAGGTGGGTGGACCCGTCCTCGCGGGCTGGGAAAGCGTGCTTCCTCTCAATGAGGTGGAAAAAGAATGCCTCTATGTGTTGGTGATGTGCCGCTTCTGCCAGTCGTTGCTTTTCGCTCGTTACTTTGTGACTCTGCATCCAGAAAATGCAGAGTATCTGATGATTTCATCCAAGAAGGGCATCTCAATTTTCTCTCAAATGTGGGAGCTCGGCAAGGACCAGACAGAGAAAGTGTGGTTCCAAAGTGCTGCTCACTACAGGGATGGAAAAGTAGCCTAA